The DNA sequence GGAGGTGTAGGTTCAGCTAAAGCAGCTGGTAACTATGCTGCATCTTTTTACCCTACTCAATTGGCTATCGAGGAAGGCTATGACCAGATTATCTGGACAGATGATGCAACGCATGAATATTTCGAAGAAAGTGGAACAATGAACGTTTTCGTTAGAATTAATGATACTGTTTACACACCACCAACTTCTGAAAAGATTTTAGATGGGGTAACAAGAGATAGTTTCATCGCATTAGCTAAGAAAAGAGGAATTGAAGTAAAAGTTGAACAAATTCCAGTGAAAACTGTAATAGAAGCTCAGAAGAATGGAACTCTAAAAGAAGTTTGGGGAGTAGGAACTGCAGTCGTAACTACTGTTTTCCAGGCATTAGGATACCAGGGAGATAAATTAGCATTACCTAAATTATCGGATGAAGAAAGTTATGCTGCTATTCTTAAAAATGATTTAGTGAATATACAGACTAATCATTCAGAAGATTCTTTCGGATGGAGAGTATTGGTAGAGAAAAATGTATTGGAAACCGTTTAATTTCAATATAAGAATTTATATAAAAGCCAAGATATTCTTGGCTTTTTTTGTTTATTATATCCTGTGAAATGCTTATTTTCGCAAAAGTTTATGAAAAAAATACTCTTCATATCAATATTGGGGCTGTTGAGCTGTAACAGGAATACACAGACACATCCGCCTTTGGGTGGGGTTTTGAGCCAAAAAGATCTGGATGTTTCTAAAGCAAGGATGAAAAATCTTAATGCTTCAGAAAGAATGCATATTCAGGAGTGGGTCAATGGGCAGTCTGTGAAATTTTATACTACTCAGCTTAACTATTGGGTCAATACAAAAGATTTTGATACAAGAGAAAAGAGACCGGATAATTCTCTGATTTCTTATTCTTACGATCTTTATGACTTTGATCAGACGAAGATCTATGATCAGCCTTTTGAAAGAAGAGATGCCAAATTCGGGCACTTTGATGAATTAAAAGCGGTAGAAAATGCTTTGCGTTTTATACGTGATGGTGAGGAAATTACGATTTTGGTTCCATCTTCTCTTGCCTACGGGACTTATGGAGACGAAAAGAAAATAGATAACGACATTCCATTAATTATAAAATTAAAAGCGCTATAAATGAAATTGTTTAACAAGAATATAATTCTGGCAGCGGCAAGTATTTCGCTGATGAGTTGTACACCAATTTATAAAAAAATGAACGTAGACAAAGAAACTTACGAAGGTCTTAAAGACGGACTTTATGCTAATCTTCAAACTTCTAAGGGTAACCTTATTGTAAAATTTGAAGATAAAAAATCGCCTGTTACTGTAGCTAACTTTGTTGGTCTTGCAGAAGGGAAAATTGATAACAAATCTAAAGCTAAGGGAGTTCCTTTTTATGACGGAACTATTTTCCATAGAGTAATCAAAGATTTTATGATTCAGGGGGGAGATCCTCAGGGAACAGGAATGGGAGATCCAGGATATAAATTCGAAGATGAAAGAAATGACCTTCACCACACAGGGAAAGGTGTTCTATCAATGGCTAACTCAGGACCTAATACCAACGGTTCTCAGTTTTTCATTACCGAAGTAGCGACTCCGTGGTTAGATGGAAGACACACCATCTTTGGAAAGGTAATAAAAGGGGATGATGTGATTGATGCTATTGCTAATGTTGAAAAAGGAGCACAGGATAAACCTAAAACAGATGTTGTTTTAGAAAAAGTAAACATTTTCAGCAAAGGTGATGAATACAAGAACTATGATGCTGCTAAAACTTTCACTGAAGGAAAAGCTAAAATCCAGGAAAATAACAAAGCATATTTAGCAAAAGAAGAAGCTGAGAAAAAGAAAAAAGAAGAGGAATTTAAAGCAAACCAGGAAAAGTTAGTAGATAATTTAAAAGCTGGAATGCAGAAAACTGAATCTGGTTTATATTATAAGATTACAAAAACTACTGATGGAAAAGCTCCAAAATCCGGAGATAATGTATCAGTGCATTATGCAGGGAAGTTAATTGACGGAACTAAGTTTGATTCTTCATTCGACAGAAATGAGCCGATTGAGATTCCAATTGGAATGGGAAGAGTGATCAAAGGATGGGATGAAGGTATCTTATTGTTAAAAGAAGGTGAAACGGCTACTTTATTGATCCCGCCAGCAATGGGTTATGGAGAAAGAGGAGCAGGAGGAGTAATTCCGCCAAATGCCTGGTTAATCTTTGATGTTGAGCTTGTAAAAGTGAAATAATTCAAATGCGATTATAGAAAAAGCCGGCTTTTAAGTCGGCTTTTTTGTTTTCCACGACCATTTAGAAAATATTTTTTTTCACTCAATCACAAAATCGCTACTTTAGCACAAAATAAATTCATGAAGAAGATTTCAAGCTTGTTTTTCATTTTTTTCTTAACGATCACTTCAGCTCAGGGAAAGCGGTTCTTCGAAAGTGGGGATGTTGAATTAACCAAGCCAGTAGAAAAAATCAATTTAAACTACACCAACGATTTACCTCTTGTAAAAGTAAGTATCAATGGGAAATCATATGATTTTTTATTTGATTCCGGGGCCCCTACCGTTATTTCCAGTACAATTTATAAGGAACTTAATCTTCAGAAGGAGCATAAAAGTAAAGTAAAAGATTCTCAAAAAAATAAGCAGGAGCAGATCTTCACTACATTGCCGGAGATGACTGTCGATCAGGTTGTTTTTAAAAATATTGGAGCCATAGTAATGGATCTAAATGGTTCTGAACTGGGATGTTTTAAAATTGATGGTATTCTTGGTGCTAATCAGATGGCTAAGCTATTTTGGAGAGTAAACTATCTGGAAAACTCACTGGAAACAACGAAAGACCTGTCCAATTTTAAAATTGATGAATATGAAACGGTTATTCCGTTTGATCCGCAAACTCAAAAAACACCGGTCATAGAAACTAAAATTTTAGATAAAAACATAAAGCTTACTTTTGATACAGGATTTACGGGAAGATTGAAAATCTTAGAGAATGATTATGACTCCAGGAAAGTAACGAAAGTGGTTGAAACATATGGAACGAGTTCTGTCGGTGCTTTTGGTGCGGGGAAACCGGTTTCAGGATTTATTTTTAAGATTCCCGAACTCTCTATAGGAAATAAAATGTTTGCCAACGAAATGATCATGACCGGAAACTCAAGGCTGATTGGAAACGATTTTTTCAAAGACTTTAAATTCGTCATGGACTGGCAGAATAAAAAGATCTACATGAAGAAAATTTTGAATAATCCACCTAAACTGGAGTCTTTTGGTTTTGGATATCGCTTTATTGATGCAAAGCCGGTTGTTGCATTTGTATTTAAAGAAGGAGGAACTCCTTTAGAAATTGGAGATTCTATTTTGAGTATTAATGATGTGGATTTGGATCATCTGGATAAAGAATCTGCTTGCCATTATATGATGAATAGAGTAGAAAAAGACTATAAAACAATCGGAATTAAAATAAAAAGGGCTGAAAAGGTAATGGATTTAAGACTTGATAAGAAAGAGTTTTTGGAATAATTGAAGATACCTTTTCGAGACTACTAAACCATCTTTATGATGGTTTTTGTATTATTATCATGTTAACGGAACAATACCTGAGGTAAGAGATCCTTTAATTGTTATCTAAGAGTAGTGTAAAAGTGTAATGTGACGCAAAGATGATGATAGCTTGAATACTTTGATCTTAAACTTATTTTAGAAAAGCTTTAAGTTATATGTTAAAAGAAACTTTAGAAATCAATTTGAATAGCTCTGTAGTTAATCTGTTTCGATTAGCAAAAATATCCTGTTGGAATAAAATGTCTCAAAACTGCTTGTACATTGTTTCAGATTGTAATGAGTTTTATTCTCTTGATGACAAAGACTATGAAACGGTTAGAAGAAAGATTAACAATAAAAAAAATCCACGGAATCTGGATTCTGCAATATATGAGTTAGAAAAAGAATACGATGATCTATATGATATTGTTCTTTATGTATTTAAAGCTAAAAGAAATTTGACAGTCATTGAAATTCAATATTACAGAAAATCTAATTTTGATTCAGAGTATTTTGAAGTTGTAAAAAATAATCTTCCGATGTTTCATGCAAAAATTTCACGTCCTATATATATTGGAGGGCAAGACATAAAATTTGATGTAAACTGGGAATCTCAAAATGTAAGATATTATTTCAATCTATGGAGGTATCGTTTGAAACAATTAAAAAAATAAAAACCGCCCATAAGGCGGCTTTACTATATTTTACCAGTTCTTATCAATCATATAAATAAGTTGCGTCATGGTCATGGCGCCAAGTAAAAGCTCTCGGCGGTTAACTTTTTCAAAAGTATCTTCATTCGTATGGTGGATATCAAAATACCTTTGAGAATCAGGAGAGAGTTCAGCAGTAGGTACTCCCATGGCCTGAAGAGGGGAAATATCAGCTCCGGAGTATTTTCCTTCAAAGTTATAAACACCATAAGGAATAAATAAAGGAGCCCAGCTTTTGATCTGATTTCTTTTGGCATCATCCATTTCCATAGCAATACCTCTTGGGCTAAAACCTCCGGCATCGGATTCTATAGCAAACAGATGTTTTTCATTACTTTCCTTAGCTATCTTTCCGTATTGTAGGCCTCCTTTTAATCCATTCTCTTCATTGGCGAAACATACCACTCTAATGGTGTGATTATTTTGAATCCCTAGTTTTTTGAAGGTTCTTAAGACTTCTATACTTTGTACAATTCCAGCTCCATCATCATGAGCGCCTTCTCCTACATCCCA is a window from the Chryseobacterium sp. T16E-39 genome containing:
- a CDS encoding FKBP-type peptidyl-prolyl cis-trans isomerase is translated as MKKILFISILGLLSCNRNTQTHPPLGGVLSQKDLDVSKARMKNLNASERMHIQEWVNGQSVKFYTTQLNYWVNTKDFDTREKRPDNSLISYSYDLYDFDQTKIYDQPFERRDAKFGHFDELKAVENALRFIRDGEEITILVPSSLAYGTYGDEKKIDNDIPLIIKLKAL
- a CDS encoding retropepsin-like aspartic protease → MKKISSLFFIFFLTITSAQGKRFFESGDVELTKPVEKINLNYTNDLPLVKVSINGKSYDFLFDSGAPTVISSTIYKELNLQKEHKSKVKDSQKNKQEQIFTTLPEMTVDQVVFKNIGAIVMDLNGSELGCFKIDGILGANQMAKLFWRVNYLENSLETTKDLSNFKIDEYETVIPFDPQTQKTPVIETKILDKNIKLTFDTGFTGRLKILENDYDSRKVTKVVETYGTSSVGAFGAGKPVSGFIFKIPELSIGNKMFANEMIMTGNSRLIGNDFFKDFKFVMDWQNKKIYMKKILNNPPKLESFGFGYRFIDAKPVVAFVFKEGGTPLEIGDSILSINDVDLDHLDKESACHYMMNRVEKDYKTIGIKIKRAEKVMDLRLDKKEFLE
- a CDS encoding peptidylprolyl isomerase, which translates into the protein MNVDKETYEGLKDGLYANLQTSKGNLIVKFEDKKSPVTVANFVGLAEGKIDNKSKAKGVPFYDGTIFHRVIKDFMIQGGDPQGTGMGDPGYKFEDERNDLHHTGKGVLSMANSGPNTNGSQFFITEVATPWLDGRHTIFGKVIKGDDVIDAIANVEKGAQDKPKTDVVLEKVNIFSKGDEYKNYDAAKTFTEGKAKIQENNKAYLAKEEAEKKKKEEEFKANQEKLVDNLKAGMQKTESGLYYKITKTTDGKAPKSGDNVSVHYAGKLIDGTKFDSSFDRNEPIEIPIGMGRVIKGWDEGILLLKEGETATLLIPPAMGYGERGAGGVIPPNAWLIFDVELVKVK